In Acidobacteriota bacterium, one genomic interval encodes:
- a CDS encoding glycosyltransferase: MRTALVIPSLGGSSLRDCLDAVNTLDPPPDRRVLVLSGGAVSPRPVEDYAVQQFRERLGFAAAVNAGMAAAGDDIEAIGVLNDDASPDPGWLGTLTEALALDSELAAVQGTIQDATGRTIDGRGIAFDEAGLPVQIDRGVLTDEDQGERKILAVSGTASLFRASSLMDVMLPGGNVFDPRFDCYHEDLDLGLRLHRKGWRAAWIGGACARHLGSSSAPSLSWRHPWWLLANRWRALAGNLSPRALFLSMPRLLRGEVRAIRTLSRTNPRAPVVAGAVVLSLPGLIATSWRRRTPGPRLEAIPDEP, encoded by the coding sequence ATGCGAACGGCACTGGTCATACCCTCCCTTGGTGGGTCCAGCCTTCGGGACTGCCTCGACGCGGTGAATACTCTCGATCCCCCACCCGACCGGCGAGTCCTGGTCCTTTCCGGTGGAGCCGTCTCTCCCCGACCGGTTGAAGATTATGCGGTTCAGCAGTTCCGCGAGCGGCTGGGATTCGCAGCGGCGGTCAACGCCGGCATGGCTGCGGCCGGGGACGATATCGAGGCCATCGGCGTGCTCAACGACGATGCATCCCCCGATCCCGGATGGCTCGGTACTCTCACCGAAGCACTCGCGCTCGACTCTGAACTGGCTGCGGTCCAGGGCACGATCCAGGACGCCACGGGACGCACGATCGATGGGAGAGGGATCGCATTCGACGAGGCCGGATTACCCGTCCAGATTGACCGCGGCGTGTTGACCGACGAGGATCAGGGCGAGCGCAAGATCCTCGCCGTCTCAGGCACAGCCTCGCTCTTTCGTGCGTCATCTTTAATGGATGTCATGCTGCCCGGTGGCAACGTGTTCGACCCACGATTCGATTGCTACCACGAAGATCTGGATCTCGGGCTGCGGCTTCACCGCAAGGGGTGGCGAGCCGCTTGGATCGGCGGAGCTTGCGCCAGGCACCTCGGCTCCTCCAGTGCCCCGTCCCTGAGCTGGCGCCACCCCTGGTGGCTCCTCGCCAACCGCTGGCGGGCGCTGGCGGGCAACTTGAGCCCGAGGGCTCTGTTCCTTTCGATGCCGCGGCTCCTACGTGGTGAGGTTAGGGCGATTCGCACCCTGAGCCGAACAAACCCGCGTGCGCCGGTGGTTGCGGGGGCGGTCGTCCTGTCACTGCCCGGGTTGATCGCCACAAGCTGGAGACGTCGCACTCCAGGGCCGCGGCTCGAGGCCATTCCGGACGAGCCATGA